A stretch of Malus sylvestris chromosome 11, drMalSylv7.2, whole genome shotgun sequence DNA encodes these proteins:
- the LOC126591058 gene encoding outer envelope protein 80, chloroplastic-like, with protein MQPNDGVRFTSSPSAKVPRPPEHRHVDLPFLLARTRNSFAQLIDSLRTRSPFPKLRPLPILCSASLSLSRSPKSAESESRNRNADRSQFVGKSPLLCSVSLSLARPDDTTQSQQKGHSSSRHDEERVLISEVLVRNKDGEELERKDLEMEALAALKACRANSALTVREVQEDVHRIIDSGYFCSCMPVAVDTRDGIRLIFQVKPNQEFQGLVCEGANVLPAKFLKDAFCDGYGKVINLKRLNEVITSINDWYMDRGLFAMVSAVEVLSGGILKLQVSETEVNNISIRFLDRKTGEPTIGKTKPETILRQLTTKKGQVYSMLQGKRDVETVLTMGLMEDVSIIPQPADAGKVDITMNVVERPSGGFSAGGGISSGITSGPLSGLIGSFAYSHRNLFGRNQKLNVSLERGQIDSIFRINYSDPWIAGDDKRTSRTIMLQNSRTPGTLIHNQLDGSKLTIARITAGIEYSQPIRPKLSGTAGLIFQHAGAHDEKGNPIIKDFYGSPLTASGNTHDDMLLAKLESVYTGSGDHGSSMCVFNTEQGLPVLPEWLYFNRINARARKDVELGPTRVLASLSGGHVVGNFPPHEAFAIGGTNSVRGYEEGAVGSGRSYAVGSGEISFPMIGPVGGVIFADYGTDLGSGPTVPGDPAGARLKPGSGYGYGIGIRLDSPLGPLRLEYAFNDKHRKRFHFGIGHRN; from the exons ATGCAGCCGAACGACGGCGTTCGGTTCACTTCGTCTCCCTCCGCCAAAGTCCCACGCCCTCCCGAACATCGACACGTGGACCTTCCGTTTCTGTTGGCCAGAACCAGAAACTCGTTTGCCCAACTCATCGACTCGCTCAGGACTCGTTCACCTTTCCCGAAGCTCCGTCCTTTGCCTATTCTCTGCTCGGCGTCGCTGTCGCTGAGTCGGTCCCCCAAATCGGCGGAGTCCGAGTCGCGGAACCGGAATGCGGACCGGAGCCAGTTCGTCGGGAAGTCGCCGCTTTTATGCTCGGTGTCGCTGTCTCTGGCTCGACCGGACGACACGACTCAGTCGCAGCAGAAGGGACACTCTTCGAGTCGGCACGATGAGGAGAGGGTTCTGATAAGCGAGGTGCTGGTGAGGAACAAGGACGGGGAGGAGCTGGAGAGGAAGGACCTTGAAATGGAGGCGTTGGCTGCTCTCAAGGCGTGCCGAGCGAACTCGGCGCTTACTGTGCGGGAGGTCCAGGAGGACGTGCATAGGATCATCGATAGCGGCTATTTCTGCTCCTGCATGCCTGTCGCTGTCGATACAAGGGACGGCATCAGATTGATCTTTCAG GTAAAACCAAACCAGGAATTCCAAGGGCTAGTATGTGAAGGAGCAAATGTTCTTCCAGCAAAGTTTCTGAAGGATGCCTTCTGTGATGGATATG GAAAAGTTATTAATCTTAAGCGTTTGAATGAAGTAATAACTTCCATCAATGATTGGTACATGGATCGGGGACTTTTTGCTATG GTTTCAGCAGTTGAGGTTCTCTCAGGTGGTATTCTTAAGTTACAAGTATCAGAAACTGAGGTCAATAATATCTCCATACGATTCCTTGACAGGAAAAC GGGTGAACCAACCATAGGGAAGACAAAGCCCGAAACAATACTTCGCCAACTTACTACCAAGAAGGGCCAG GTCTACAGTATGCTACAGGGGAAAAGAGATGTGGAGACCGTATTGACTATGGGACTTATGGAAGATGTTAGCATCATACCCCAACCAGCAG ATGCTGGTAAGGTTGATATCACAATGAATGTTGTTGAGCGACCAAGTGGAGGGTTTTCTGCTGGTGGTGGTATATCAAGTGG AATTACAAGCGGCCCTCTATCAGGACTCATTGGAAG CTTTGCATATTCTCATAGGAATCTCTTCGGAAGAAACCAAAAGCTAAATGTTTCTTTAGAGAGGGGCCAGATAGACTCAATTTTTCGCATAAACTACTCAGATCCATGGATTGCGGGAGATGATAAGCGGACATCCAGGACCATAATGCTTCAG AATTCCAGAACCCCTGGAACACTCATCCATAACCAACTAGATGGTAGTAAGTTGACCATTGCTCGCATCACGGCGGGTATTGAGTACAGCCAACCAATAAGACCAAAGTTGAGTGGAACAGCTGGGCTTATCTTTCAG CATGCTGGTGCTCATGATGAGAAAGGAAATCCTATTATCAAGGATTTCTACGGCAGTCCTCTAACTGCAAG TGGCAATACCCATGATGATATGCTACTTGCTAAACTTGAGAGTGTCTACACGGGTTCTGGTGACCATGGGTCGTCAATG TGTGTATTCAACACGGAACAAGGACTTCCTGTTTTGCCTGAATGGTTGTATTTCAACAGAATAAATGCTCGTGCGAGGAAAGACGTTGAACTTGGCCCTACTCGTGTTCTTGCAAG TTTGTCTGGTGGCCATGTGGTTGGTAACTTCCCACCGCATGAAGCATTTGCGATCGGTGGAACAAATAGTGTAAGAGGTTACGAAGAAGGTGCTGTGGGCTCTGGTAGATCTTATGCAGTTGGCTCTGGAGAAATTTCTTTTCCAATG ATAGGGCCGGTTGGAGGAGTCATTTTTGCTGACTATGGCACCGATCTTGGGTCAGGCCCCACCGTGCCTG GTGATCCCGCAGGGGCTCGGCTTAAGCCTGGAAGTGGGTACGGATATGGAATTGGCATCAGACTGGACTCACCGTTGGGGCCTCTTCGCCTTGAATACGCATTCAACGATAAGCATAGAAAGAGATTTCACTTTGGCATCGGACATCGGAATTAG